Proteins from a genomic interval of Cyclopterus lumpus isolate fCycLum1 chromosome 18, fCycLum1.pri, whole genome shotgun sequence:
- the LOC117747492 gene encoding FH2 domain-containing protein 1-like, translated as MHVMGSVSPANEREAFFLQVEETPARPPSGSSDNEGDQRSPGPPPAPPPPPPPPPPPPPPPPPPPPPPPLMPGDPVGGGKKKRRVRSFFWKTIPEDQVKGRSNLWTQGRVQQQYQIDVQTIEELFGQNAKATPTKGASTRSSFREAKEEVSILDSKRGMNIGIFLKQFRRPNQTIVDDIHHGNSEPYGAEPLRELLKLLPEAEEVKKLTSYQGDIAKLSLADSFIYLLIQLPSYSLRIESMLLKEEFPGASEVIKRDIDILHAATKELMSCEELHAVLHLVLQAGNLLNAGGYAGNAVGFKLSSLLSLADTKANKPGMNLLHFVALEAQKKDIKLLEFPLKLNHVQPAARISLETLDADLQWQTSRTRSVEENVQRDAELLQQLGGFLQSATASLSSLHGHRLQLKTDGSELIDFFCEDRETFRLDDCFSIFNSFCCRFSAAVKENTEREAKEASRRRRLQELEEQKRHSWSGSEEVDGAFGLRCRSEADMSAAMSPHDGARLLVELLSPKSGLRSPFGDSHNSLGRPRRARNSSSGSSVVFAERELSALLGSPTPDHKEARTFFPSASPGSLGLSANARPQSPRATSFSFPQNPPETALSTHNQSTATYLSNDAQNANNLVIIVTTTSDSNQESNHNNDSEDRLAVGELARVNKAEQDIRGKMFFEKCTLVPELKGFDRTAGDLKGSHSSRHWRRDEEAERVEREEEEEGREEQAIVWCVTGVCEAAGELANAADTRARAEHDHRGGSQQAAQANRTPSEPQPANEKPVPEPISSQPVPVPRRNDPSHPASSPMWRRAEPSAANGAKRTANQRGEAKGSTNEKRDVRTEQSTGDRSRNTSASCRPVAAYSTNGKAGLANSSKSSTKNLPTSKTRPAGTKPSATAPAANKSVPVRTLTNSENQNMRRVLPISRTNRGVPALGKHPEKPPGSSGTAALGGHPASSLLNGTSLRRGERPSTAPSSRRSSVHKAPDPRDPRDQKVSGPREHNQDAQRRPSTRKPLAKPKPPPEEKMCRSTLRSLTQGSGGGGSVSAPVTPSHKAGTPSPSPLPGFTRLTASSSFRRTHTTPTPPPPPHAGSVSSLKPSLKSSPKTSSSSISPSITSSPFNRTSSLRVPSTSTSSELLKPSSSSSSPRRSQSIRAPPRLPLHDSLVPPKGHRRNDSGTFSDKSTHSRDSGKSTRPGWR; from the exons ATGCACGTGATGGGCAGCGTCTCCCCGGCCAATGAGAGGGAGGCTTTCTTCCTCCAGGTGGAAGAAACTCCTGCTCGTCCTCCGTCTGGATCTTCTGATAATGAAGGTGACCAGAGGTCACCgggtcctcctcctgctcctcctccacctcctcctcctcctcctcctcctcctcctcctcctcctcctcctcctcctccacctcctctgatGCCAGGGGACCCGGTAGGAGGCggcaagaagaagaggagggtgaggagttTCTTTTGGAAAACCATACCTGAGGATCAG gtGAAGGGGCGGAGCAACCTGTGGACTCAGGGCCGTGTGCAGCAGCAGTACCAGATCGACGTCCAGACAATCGAGGAGCTGTTTGGTCAGAACGCCAAGGCCACGCCCACCAAGGGGGCGTCGACCAGAAGCTCGTTCAGAGAGGCCaaagaggag GTCTCCATTCTCGACTCTAAACGAGGGATGAACATCGGGATTTTCCTCAAACAGTTCAGGAG gcccaATCAGACGATAGTAGACGATattcaccatggcaacagtgagCCATACGGGGCGGAGCCTCTGAGAGagctgctgaagctgctgcCGGAGGCCgaggag GTGAAGAAGCTGACGTCGTACCAAGGAGACATCGCTAAGCTCTCATTGGCCGATTCCTTCATTTACCTGTTGATCCAGCTCCCCAG TTACTCGCTCCGCATCGAGTCCATgctgctgaaggaggagttCCCCGGAGCGAGTGAGGTCATCAAACGAGACATCGACATCCTCCACGCCGCCACCAAAG AGTTGATGAGCTGTGAGGAGCTCCATGCTGTTCTCCACTTGGTGCTGCAGGCCGGAAACCTGCTGAACGCG ggAGGTTATGCAGGAAACGCAGTGGGTTTCAAGCTGTCGTCCCTTCTGTCTCTGGCCGACACCAAGGCCAACAAACCGGGCATGAACCTGCTGCACTTTGTCGCTCTG gAAGCCCAGAAGAAAGACATCAAGCTGTTGGAGTTCCCCCTGAAGTTGAATCACGTGCAGCCTGCCGCCAG GATCTCCTTGGAAACGCTGGACGCCGATCTTCAGTGGCAGACGTCTCGCACGCGCTCAGTAGAGGAGAACGTCCAGAGAGACgcggagctgctgcagcagctgggcGGCTTCCTGCAG TCGGCCACCGCGTCGCTCAGCTCGCTGCACGGCCACCGGCTGCAGCTGAAGACGGACGGCAGCGAGCTGATCGACTTCTTCTGTGAAGACCGAGAGACGTTCAGGCTCGACGACTGCTTCAGCATCTTCAACAGCTTCTGCTGCAGGTTCAGCGCCGCGGTCAAG GAGAACACGGAGCGCGAGGCGAAGGAGGCGTCCCGCCGCCGGCGTTtacaggagctggaggagcagaagaggcaCTCGTGGTCCGGCAgcgaggag GTCGACGGGGCGTTCGGGTTGCGCTGCCGCAGCGAGGCGGACATGTCGGCCGCCATGTCGCCGCACGACGGCGCCCGGCTGCTGGTGGAGCTCCTGTCGCCGAAGTCCGGTCTGCGCTCGCCCTTCGGGGACTCCCACAACTCTCTCGGACGCCCGCGGCGAGCCAGGAACTCTTCGTCCGGCTCGTCGGTTGTCTTTGCCGAGCGCGAACTGAGCGCTCTCCTGGGGTCGCCGACCCCCGACCACAAGGAGGCAAGGACATTTTTTCCATCGGCCTCTCCCGGTAGTCTGGGACTCTCCGCTAACGCACGACCGCAAAGTCCAAGGGCCACATCGTTCAGCTTTCCCCAAAACCCTCCCGAGACGGCGTTGAGCACACACAACCAATCGACCGCCACTTACCTCAGCAACGACGCTCAAAACGCCAACAATCTCGTGATCATAGTCACAACTACCTCTGATTCCAACCAGGAGTCCAACCACAACAACGACAGCGAAGATCGACTCGCCGTTGGGGAACTCGCCAGAGTGAACAAAGCTGAGCAGGATATTAGAGGAAAGATGTTTTTTGAGAAGTGCACATTGGTGCCCGAGCTGAAAGGGTTCGACAGGACCGCCGGCGACCTCAAAGGGTCTCACTCCTCCCGGCATTGGCGCCGGGACGAGGAGGCCGAGAGGgtggaaagagaagaggaagaggagggacgCGAGGAACAGGCGATAGTGTGGTGCGTGACAGGTGTGTGCGAGGCTGCCGGCGAGCTTGCGAACGCCGCCGACACCCGTGCACGAGCTGAGCACGACCATCGCGGAGGGAGCCAGCAGGCTGCCCAAGCCAATCGCACGCCTTCAGAACCTCAGCCGGCCAATGAGAAGCCAGTGCCTGAACCCATCAGCAGCCAACCGGTGCCTGTCCCTCGCCGCAACGATCCGTCACACCCCGCCTCCTCCCCCATGTGGCGCCGTGCAGAGCCTTCAGCGGCCAATGGGGCTAAAAGAACAGCCAATCAAAGGGGAGAAGCAAAGGGCTCCACCAATGAGAAGAGAGATGTGAGGACAGAACAATCAACAGGCGACAGGAGCAGAAACACATCCGCTTCCTGTCGCCCAGTAGCAGCTTATTCCACGAATGGAAAGGCGGGATTGGCAAATTCGTCCAAGTCGTCCACCAAGAACCTCCCTACCTCTAAGACTCGACCCGCCGGGACGAAACCCTCCGCCACCGCGCCCGCCGCCAACAAGTCCGTGCCTGTCCGCACCCTCACGAACTCCGAGAACCAGAACATGAGGCGCGTCCTGCCGATCTCCAGGACCAACCGAGGCGTTCCAGCTCTGGGCAAACATCCCGAGAAGCCTCCCGGCTCCTCCGGCACCGCGGCGCTCGGCGGTCACCCCGCCTCCAGCCTCCTAAACGGCACCTCCCTCCGACGAGGAGAGCGGCCATCGACCGCTCCGTCGTCCCGCCGCTCCAGCGTCCACAAGGCGCCGGACCCCAGGGATCCGAGAGACCAGAAGGTTTCGGGTCCTCGTGAGCATAACCAGGACGCGCAGAGGAGGCCGTCCACCCGGAAGCCTTTAGCTAAACCCAAACCGCCGCCGGAGGAGAAGATGTGTCGCTCCACGCTGCGGTCGCTCACTCAAGGAAGcggtggaggaggcagcgtcAGTGCTCCTGTTACTCCTTCCCACAAAGCCGGTACCCCTTCGCCATCGCCGCTTCCTGGTTTCACCCGATTGActgcctcttcttctttcagacGAACCCACACCAcgcccactcctcctcctcctcctcacgctgGCTCAGTGTCCTCCCTTAAACCCTCCCTTAAATCCTCCCCgaagacctcctcctcctccatttctccTTCCATCACCTCTTCGCCTTTCAACAGAACCAGCTCGCTAAGagtcccctccacctccacgtCCTCTGAACTTCTCaaaccttcctcctcctcctcttcgccgAGGAGGTCTCAGAGCATCAGGGCGCCTCCTCGGTTGCCGCTCCACGACTCGCTGGTTCCCCCTAAAGGCCACCGGCGGAACGACAGCGGCACCTTCTCCGACAAGTCAACTCACTCCAGGGACTCGGGCAAGTCCACCAGGCCGGGCTGGAGATAA